AGCCCGGAGGACCGTGTGGCCTGCGCCCTGACCCTGCCCTTCATCTGTCGGTGAGGGAGACTTGGGTACCTCGCGGGGGCGGGCTCAAGATTGCTGTTCTCCAGCCCCGCCCTTTTCCACCTTCTGAAAGATTCTCTTTTCCCCTCAAAGGAAGCCCTCTCTGTGGCGCCGGCTCCTTCTGGACCAGGGCGGCCTCCGGCTCCTCCTCTCGGCGCTCACCCGGCCCGCTCCGCACCCGCTCTTCCTCTTTTTCGCTGCAGACTCCCTTTCCTGCCTCCAAGGCCTGGTGTCtcccacagggagcccagccgTCCTACCTGCAATCCCCTTGGACCTAGACCCGCCCTCCCCTTGCCTCTATGAACCTCTGCTGGGCCCAGCCCCCATGCCAGCCCCCGACCTCCACTTCCTGCTGGACTCAGGCCTCCGGCTCCCTGCCCAGCGAGCCGCCTCAGCCACCGCCTCCCCTTTCTTCCGGGCCCTGCTGGCTGGCAGCTTTGCCGAAGCCCAGATGGACCTAGTGCCCCTCCGAGGCCTGTCGCCCAGCGCGGCCTGGCCcatcctgcatcacctgcatggCTGCCGGGGCTGTGGGGCCGCCCTGGGGCCTGTCCCTCCTCCAGGCCAGCCCCTGCTGGGTTCTGAGGCTGAGGAGGCCCTGGAGGCCGCTGGCCGTTTCCTGCTgccagggctggaggaggagctggaagaAGCTGTGGGCCGCATCCACCTGGGACCCCAGGGTGGCCCAGAGTCTGTGGGGGAGGTGTTCCGCTTGGGCCGGCCGCGGCTGGCTGCCCACTGCGCGCGCTGGACCCTGGGGCCGGAGCAGTGCCCCCGGAAGCGGGCCCTGGCTCTGGTGGGGCTTGTGGAAGCAGCTGGCGAGGAGGCCGGGCCCCTGACCGAGGCCTTACTGGCTGTGGTGATGGGGGTGGAGTCGGGGGGCAAGGGTCCCAGCCTAGACTGTTGATGTATCCTGGGAGGAGACCCAGGGATGAGTTAGCTAGGAGAAGGTCTCTCTCGGTGGGAGGAGGCTGAGCAGAAAGACTCACCGTCGAGGGCCCGTGAAAGGATGGACCTGGAGCCCTGGGTGATGGTCTGAAGACTCAGGAGTGAGAAGCCAAGGCCAGGGTCTGGGCATGGGGCCCTCGAGATGGAGAACAGCCCAGGGCCCCAGGAACCTGGCCTGGCCCAGCTTTATGGAGTTGGAATTAAAAGCTTTGGAGTCGGCTCCCCCTGTTGTGTGGTGTCTGCTTCCTTTCCTGTGGGAGTACCCGCACCTCTTAACCCATGCAGCAGGGTTGTGTCCAGGTGTCTATCTCAgtggccttctctggtggctcaggggtaaagaacctgcctgctcatgcaggagacacaggttcaatcctggggtctggaagatcccctggagaaggaaatgagaacccactccagtattcttgcctgggaaatcccatggacagaggaccctggtggagcTCGTAGAGAGGACATGATTTAgcagttaaacaacaacaactgtgtcTCAGTACAGGCCAACCTTGGCGTTCAGGAGTTTAATAAGTAACAGTGTGCAGGTTCCTGGAGCCCCTGGATATGCTGCAGTTGCCAGGCTGCTCCTGAGGATGTGGTTTTGGGCCCCAAGGGAAGCCTGCTTCCTGCTCAGGCTACTTCATTGCTCAGGCAGCCACCCAGCTGGATACAGACCCTGATGCCGGCTGAGGGGATGTGTGGGTGGGGATGGATGTCCAAGACCTTGGCACTATCATTTCATCACCCATCACCCATCATGGACCTTCTATCTCGGGGTCCATTTTCATCTCTTGGACCAAGTGTCTTGCTGTTTTTCTGAGAGAAGACCTATTGTGTTCTTCAAGTCCCTGAGGCCACTGGTCACGCCCAAAGGGAGCTGGAGCCCTAGGCTGACATTGCTTTGGTTGCCCCGGCATGATCTCCATAAGCCTGGCTCCCAGATCATTGACCACTTAGGTGGCAGCCTGACTTTGAGGACAGGGCCTGGACTGGGGCCGTCCACTAACTTCTGGGAAGCCAAGGGGGCCCCTTGCTGCCTCTGAGAGTATCCAGATCTCTCTTCTCAGGATGTCCTTTACAACCatgcagagttttttttttttttaatggaatatataaatatttatttaaggacttactcatttctctctccagctttttttcttcctttttggctgcatggcatggctcgtgggatctcagttccctgacgaggggtccaatctgtgccccctgcagcggaagcttggagtcctaaccactggaccaccagggaattccccagaaaacttttttaaaagtactgatgCCCGGGCCCTTTCTAACTGAATTGGACTGAGGGGAGAGTGCCTtaggcatcagtattttttaaatttctttttaattagtggataattgctttacaatgctgtgttggtttctgctgtataacaatgCTTATCAGCCATAAggatacatatgtcctctccttCCCAGCGGAGCCCCCTCCCTCtgcatcagtatttttttaaaaagcccctgAGTTGCCATTCCAGTGCTCACTTCTCGACCTGTGTCTGAGTTGAGACCCACAGTCTGTCTGCAGCACTGCTGTGTCCGCCCACACCTATCTCTAGAGTTTCTCATTTCCAACTTGATTTCTCAGTCAAGGGGAAGCCTCTTGTTCCTTTGTGGCCAGAATCTGTGTCTTGCTTTCTTCTCTATATTCATCAGTATCTTGGGAAAGGGCTCTTGGGGGACAGGTCTGGGTCATCTCGGTGCAGGGGACAGTTGGCTGAGGTCTAGCTGCCTGGAAGCATTTCTCCTGAGTCTGCGTGGGACTTGGGCCTCAGGTTCTGTTTAcctgtgtctgtatgtctgtttccAACTATGGCTGACAGTCTGTGGATGGGATCATCATCTCTGTCTCAGAGATTTCTTTGTATCCAGTTTGTGTGCCTTTGGGGACCTCTGTTTATGTCATTGTCACAGTCTCTTAGGGAAGATTTCTGAACCTGGGACCTGACAGATCCTTAGAACATCACCACTGCCTCCAACTCCAAAATTCTGTCTAGAGCAATCCTCCGGGAATAGTAGGGGGTGGGAGACAAGCTCTGTCTAGGACTCAAGGTACTAACTTTGGGGATGGGGGCAGGTGGGCTTGGGGGCCTCACTCTGAGTCTAAGAGTCTCCCTGAGCAGAGGATCCCGGGCTTTTCCTGGAGGAGCCACTTCTCTTACTCTGACTCTGGCCGCCTGGGGCTCCCTGCAGCTGAGGCCAAGGCTGGGGTGTGGCCGTCTGCGCAGCAGGCAGGCGGGCTGGGCCTGGGTGGGCCGGGGCCCTCCCTCCCTTACAGGCCCCCCCCCCGGGTTCTCCcgttctccccccccccccccccaacagccTTATCCCAGCGGGTCCCGGCTTCCTTACATGGTCACGGCTGGGCCTCCAGCTCCCGGAcgtcccccgccccccgcccccaccggaCACGGCCCCCGCCCTGCTCGCCCCGCGCGGTCTGCCCGCGCCCCGTCATGGAGGACCTGGGTGAGTGGGGTCCGGGTCCCCTTGTCCCCAAGCCCCTCACCACTGCCTGGACCCGCTTCCCCATCCTGGGGCCCCCTCGCACTCCCGGCATCGCTCCATCCCTGCCTCCCGGTCTTCTCGCTTCTGGTCTCTGCAGGCGCCTCCTTTCCGATTCCACGTCCCCCTTCCTGCCGCTCCCTTCCTGCCTTTGCCAGACTGGTcgctccctcccttcttccttcactTCGCTCCCCCGTCGCTGGCTGCAAAcggatgggcagggaggtgcaGCGCCCGCGGACGCCTGGGCTCAGGAGCTCTGGGAAGGGAGGAGTTAAAAGGACCTTGGGTCCAGGGACTGGGAAAGTAGTCGGGAAGGGAGACTATGACAGTAagttctggagaagaaaatgggctTGCCTTAGGGTTTGGGGAAGGAAAGAGTTAAGGGCCCTTTAGTATGGTAGGGTCAGGTCCTTGGGGCAGAAAGTAAAGATAATAGATGGGTGCTGAGATGCCAGGGAGAGGCCAAGGGTTCCATCAAGGCGCTCAGGGATGCAGAGTAAAGGGGCAGGGACTTTAAATCTGGAAGGTAAAGAGTTCAAAGGTTCTGGATCTGGGGATGGAGAGGGGGGAAGTTGGGTTGTGTGTTTTTGGGGGTGGTGCTGTCTGTCCCTCCGACTTGGGGCAGAGAGGAGGACCCACGCATCTCATCCTCCCTGTCCCTTGGAACTGGGGCACGAAGGCTGTGCGCTCTGTGGGAGAGAAGGCGTTCCAGCACCCTGCAGTAGGGGGTGCTGCTCAGAATGAGTAACGGGCTCGGGTACTGAAGAATAAACCAATCAGAAAGCAGGTCCCACCAGACTCACCAATGAGGTGCATAGGGCGGAGCCCAGTGGCATCTGGAGGTgggccagggctgggaggggcctgTTTAGGTGTAGGGGGTGTGGCAGAAAGAGGGTCCAATCAGAAAGCAGGTGTCAGGAATACAGCCAATTGAGCAATTTGGGGTGGAGCCAAATTTGCCTCCAGTGAAGAGCCAATTTTGACTGCATTACCGAAGATTCAGAGAATTAAAGAGTCAGGTAGATGAGTTTGTAAATGACTCTTAGGAAGAGCCACGTGGGATGTTGTGACCGTAAATAGTCCTTGCTGCCCTTCCACATCTCTGCCATGGTCTGCCTTGTATTTCTTGATTCTTGACCTCTACTCTTAATAGTGGCTTCTGTCCTCAGGTACTGCCCACCTAGAACGCTTATTCTCTGATCTCTTAAGGCCCTGTCTCTGCCTTAACCTTGACTTCTCAACCTCTCACCTTGACGGCCTCTCCCTGCAGATGCCCTGCTTTCTGACCTGGAGACCACAACCTCACACATGCCAAGGTCAGGGGCTCTAAAAGAGCGGCCCCCAGAGCCCCTCACGTCTCCTCTGACACAGGTGAGCTCAGATGCTGGGGAGAGGGACAACCACTCGGGCCAGGTTTGGTGAGAGGAAAGGAAACCCAGGCCTGAGTAGGGCAGAGTACAGGCGTATCATCCCACACACATGTCCTTCTCTATAGATGGGGCCTGGGGAATCTTCAGGAGCCTCTGGGGACAAGGACCATCTGTATAGGTGAGAAGACtggggatggggggatggggtggCCAATTGAGACTCGGGCTTGTATTCCCCACCCCTGAACCCAAGCTCCCACCCTCTTTCCCAGCACGGTGTGCAAGCCTCGGTCCCCGAAGCCTGCAGCCCCTGCCACCCCTCCATTCTCCTCTTCCTGCGGCGTCTTGGGCACGGGGCTCTGTGAGCTAGACAGGTTGCTTCAGGAACTTAATGCTACTCAGTTCAACATAACAGGTACCAGGGTTACTGGGACAGGCCTTGATGGGATGGGGGgcagggcagagctgggcagaGACTAaggggggtagccattcccttctcccaggggatattcccaacccaaggattgaaccggggtctcctgccttgcaggcggattctttactgtccaagtcaccaaggaagcccatagacTTCCCAGGGTAGCAGCTAAAGGGATGTGAGTCTTAACTGGGAAGGAGGCTAGAGCATGGCCCCAGGCCCAGtgcccttctctcctctctgcagaTGAAATAATGTCTCAGTTCCCATCTAGCAAGGAGACAGCAGGGGAGCAGAAGGAGGACCAGTCTGAGGACAAGAAAAGGCCCAGCCCGTGAGTCTGGCATTGCTGGTAGGGTTGGGAAAAAGGTGGTCAGTTCTGGACGCTGGAGTTATTGGAGGAAGCATTACCCTGAGACTCTGAGCTGACACAAGTTGTGTTCTTCAcagccctcccagcccctcccctgttCTCCCAAAGCCTTCAGCCACCTCAGCCACCCTGGAGCTAGATAGACTGATGGCCTCACTCTCTGACTTCCGTGTCCAGAACCATGTGAGTCACTCAGGGAGTGGGGGTGGACCAATGTGGATTTATGGCTCTCAACCCATCTGAGACCTTCTCACCTGTGCTGCCTTGCTGACTCAACTCTCCTGTCCTCATTACTGCAGCTTCCAGCCTCGGGGCCCACCCCACCACCATTGCCAAGCTCCGTGAATGAGGACACCCCCTCCCCAACAGGGCCCACCAGCAAAGGCAGCCTGGACACCATGCTGGGGCTACTTCAGTCTGACCTCAGCCGCCGTGGCGTTCCCACCCAGGCCAAGGGCCTCTGTGGCTCCTGCAATAAACCCATTGCTGGGCAAGTAAGTGAAGCTCTGCGAGTAAGGGGGCAGAGACCcatgcgtgccaagtcacttcagtcatgtccaactcttagcgatcctatggactgtagcccactaggctcctctgtccatgggattctccaagcaagtgtactggagtgagttgccatgccctcctccaggggatcttccccacccaggaattgaacctgcatctcttatatctcctgctttggcagacaagttctttaccactagcgccacctgggaagcccagagacctATAGACCCATTTCACTTGGAGCCAGTGGGTATTATTGTTATTCATATTTTGTGgacgaggaaactgaagctccgaGTCAGACAGCAAGTGAGTGGCAGAGTAAGAATTCCAACCcaggttttatttattctagtcctactgtgtgccaggcattatgctaGCTCCTTTACAAACCcccatgtaatttttttaattaatcaatttatttcatttctggttgtactgggtcttcattgctgtgtgtgggctttctctcctTGCAGAGATtcgggctactgtctagttgtggtgcgcaaGCTTCTTattgcggtagcttctcttgttgcagaactcTAGGCACAAGAACTGcagtagttgcagcccatgggctcagtagttgaggctcataGGCTTTaaagtatgtgctcagtcgttgtggtgctcaggcttagttgctccgaggtatgtgggatcttcctggagcagggatcaaacctgtgtcccctacattggcaggcagattcttatccacagcaccaccggggaagtcccctatctcatttaatcttcacaaaagcCTCATTGGCTCCACCCACCATCTCTTCGGGACCCACAAAGACTGTTTCTCCTCCACCAGTCTGGTTTGGGAGCTCCAGTTCTTGGCTTATTGACTGAGCAGATGTTATCAGCAACTGTGCCCAGTGGTTGATCTAGATCCTCCTGCTAGATAAAGTGCCCTACCGCCATCCATTTTGCTGAGAATTTCCAATCTCAGCAAAACAGGGTGACATTATGAATTTTCTAAGCACTTTCACCTTCATGGGCCCCTtcctccattaaaaaatatataaattgcatTTTATGACTGTTGGAGTGAAGATgaatacattaatatattaagTCATTTTCTTCtagctcatttttttcttctaattttaaaagaaattataacaTGTTTGTGACCTACAAAACGTATGGTGGGCCCAAGGTACTGTGCTGGAAGCCGGCTTAAATCTCCATCGCTTTGGGATTGAGTGACTTGGACATTCGATACTTCATCCTGACTTCTCAGAGATAAGATGTGAAAAGTGCCACATAAACCTTGGCTCACTGGGCATCTGGCAGCCCAACGGCCACTCTGACTCACGCCTCAACCCCCAACTCACAGGTCGTGACGGCGCTTGGCCGTGCTTGGCATCCTGAGCACTTCGTTTGCGGCGGCTGTTCCACCGCCCTGGGAGGCAGCAGCTTCTTCGAGAAGGATGGAGCTCCCTTCTGTCCTGAGTGCTACTTCGAGCGCTTCTCTCCGCGATGTGGCCTCTGCAATCAACCCATCCGACACGTGAGCCCCGCCTGGACCACAAGCCCCGCCTCTGTTTCACCTGAGGAGCTTCATCCACTTAGGCATTTCCCATCCCCATCCCAGCCGCTTCCAGCGTTCTCTTCCTCATCTCTTCGGACTCTGCGCTCTTTGATTCCCAAGTTCCTGCTTGGGTCTCCCGCAGCTTCAAGTCATACTTCAAGCCACTCATTTATTGGTTCAGGGTggaaggggagaggaaatggGCGGGGAGGCACGCTGAGTGTTCCCTTTCATTCCCCGCAGAAGATGGTTACTGCCTTGGGCACCCACTGGCACCCGGAGCATTTCTGCTGCGTTAGTTGCGGGGAGCCCTTCGGAGATGAAGGTGAGAGCTTGACTCCCATCTTGAAAGTCGCGGGTCCGCTCGAGATCCAGCCCCGCTCCCTTTGGGCCCGCCCACTAGGACTTCCGAAATCCTCAGGGGCCTGAATTTTCTCCTGCTCTCTCCTGGCCCCGGCCTATCCCACCTGTGGATTCCCATCCCACTCGCTCCCGCTCTGCCCCCACCCAGACCCTGTCCCTCTCCACCGACTGCGTCCTCTCACTGCGCCGCTTCCGGCCCCCCAGTCTCCGATCTTTGTGGGCTCCCGGTACCACCTCGCacccttttccttcctccttacTCTGTTCCCGCTCCTAGGTTTCCACGAGCGGGAGGGCCGCCCCTACTGCCGCCGGGACTTCCTGCAGCTGTTCGCGCCGCGCTGCCAGGGTTGCCAAGGCCCCATTCTGGACAACTACATCTCGGCGCTCAGCGCGCTCTGGCACCCGGACTGTTTCGTCTGCCGGGTGCGCAAATGTGGGGGGCGGGGCCTTGGAGGGAGGGGCCGATGGGGGCGGGACTAGGAGTCGGGGCGGGACTTTTCAGAGCGGGACCCCTGGGGAGGCGGAGTTTCATGCTTGTTGGCGGTGCGAGGGGCTGCGGAAGTCTCTGGGGGTTATTCAACTCCAAAAGGGAGTTATTTTGTCTGGAGGTTGGCGCTGACCCATCCTTTCGCGGTTGCCCTTCCCCAGGAATGTTTCGCGCCCTTCTCGGGAGGCAGCTTTTTCGAGCACGAGGGCCGTCCGCTCTGCGAGAACCATTTCCACGCGCGGCGCGGGTCTCTGTGCGCCACGTGTGGCCTCCCGGTGACCGGCCGATGCGTGTCGGCCCTGGGCCGCCGCTTCCACCCGGACCACTTCACCTGCACCTTCTGCCTGCGCCCGCTCACCAAGGGCTCCTTCCAGGAGCGCGCGGGCAAGCCCTATTGCCAGCCCTGCTTCCTCAAGCTCTTCGGCTGACCCCCTGACGGGGTCGCCCCTCCGGGAGAGCGCAGCCCCAAAGACCTCGCCCTCCCCCCCCTCAAAAGATCGGGCTCTCCAGACCTCAAGGCCTTGCTGTTGGAGCTTGGGGCTCCACCAGCCCGACTTCTTGAGGCCCCACCCCACTGGAGGAACCGGCCCCGAAGGTACTGTACGTTCTTCGTGGGCGAGTTCAGAAAAGGCCCTGCGAACCCTTACGGCCACACGCCTCCCGAAGTGGGTCCGTACACTGACCGATCCCACGTGAGCCCCTCACTTTGTTCCCAGCCTTGAGGGAGCCCCCCGACTGGAGGAGGGCCCTTGCAATTCCCACGAATCCGAGACCAGGCCAAGACGTCCCTCTCCCCGCCCCTCACTGTTCTGTGCACTTTTTTCTACCTACATAAACACACATTCCACGTCACGTCGGTGCTGTGTCTCTGCGCGGGAGTGGCTGGCTTCGCGATGTCCCGCCCGTTGTCCTGCTATGGCCGCCGTGGGCTCTAGGCCGCCGCCTTGTGGCGGGAGCCGGGCCTGCAGCCTCAGCCCTTCAGATGAGCCTGAGGCTGGAAAGGCCGGCCACGTGCGTAGGATTGTATAGATGGCTGCCAGCCAGCCGGGACGGGAATTCAAGCAGAGCCCCAACAAACCTTCCTGTTGCCAACCCCCGACCCATCAGTTCCTTATATTCTCGAACTAAGCACTTAATCTGTACGCACTCCCTTCACCCTTGCCACCTGTCTGGTCTCCAGATTTCCCcctctaataattttttaaaatcttttactttttggccacactgcaca
The sequence above is drawn from the Cervus canadensis isolate Bull #8, Minnesota chromosome 32, ASM1932006v1, whole genome shotgun sequence genome and encodes:
- the TGFB1I1 gene encoding transforming growth factor beta-1-induced transcript 1 protein isoform X2; protein product: MEDLDALLSDLETTTSHMPRSGALKERPPEPLTSPLTQMGPGESSGASGDKDHLYSTVCKPRSPKPAAPATPPFSSSCGVLGTGLCELDRLLQELNATQFNITDEIMSQFPSSKETAGEQKEDQSEDKKRPSPPPSPSPVLPKPSATSATLELDRLMASLSDFRVQNHLPASGPTPPPLPSSVNEDTPSPTGPTSKGSLDTMLGLLQSDLSRRGVPTQAKGLCGSCNKPIAGQVVTALGRAWHPEHFVCGGCSTALGGSSFFEKDGAPFCPECYFERFSPRCGLCNQPIRHKMVTALGTHWHPEHFCCVSCGEPFGDEGFHEREGRPYCRRDFLQLFAPRCQGCQGPILDNYISALSALWHPDCFVCRECFAPFSGGSFFEHEGRPLCENHFHARRGSLCATCGLPVTGRCVSALGRRFHPDHFTCTFCLRPLTKGSFQERAGKPYCQPCFLKLFG
- the TGFB1I1 gene encoding transforming growth factor beta-1-induced transcript 1 protein isoform X1, with the translated sequence MGREVQRPRTPGLRSSGKGGVKRTLGPGTGKVVGKGDYDNALLSDLETTTSHMPRSGALKERPPEPLTSPLTQMGPGESSGASGDKDHLYSTVCKPRSPKPAAPATPPFSSSCGVLGTGLCELDRLLQELNATQFNITDEIMSQFPSSKETAGEQKEDQSEDKKRPSPPPSPSPVLPKPSATSATLELDRLMASLSDFRVQNHLPASGPTPPPLPSSVNEDTPSPTGPTSKGSLDTMLGLLQSDLSRRGVPTQAKGLCGSCNKPIAGQVVTALGRAWHPEHFVCGGCSTALGGSSFFEKDGAPFCPECYFERFSPRCGLCNQPIRHKMVTALGTHWHPEHFCCVSCGEPFGDEGFHEREGRPYCRRDFLQLFAPRCQGCQGPILDNYISALSALWHPDCFVCRECFAPFSGGSFFEHEGRPLCENHFHARRGSLCATCGLPVTGRCVSALGRRFHPDHFTCTFCLRPLTKGSFQERAGKPYCQPCFLKLFG